TCCTGCTGGCCGTCACCCGCTCGCTCATCGGCCAGTGGTGGCTGCTGCTGACCGCGACGCTCTTGGGAGCGGTGATAGCCACCGCGGTCGCGCTCATCTCGGGGTCTGCGGGCCGCGACTTCATGGGCACGCTGTTCCTGGGCGTCGTGTTCCTCATCCCGCTCGCGCTGCCCGCGTTCACGATCCTGTTCCCCGGCTCGGCTCCGCTGTGGATACGCGCCGTGCCGACCTACGGCGTCTTCCAGACCATGGTGGGTGTGACGGCCTACCGCGAGACGTGGACGGAGCTGTGGCGGCATCTGGCCGGCGCGGTCGCCTGGGCGGCGGCCCTGCTCGCGGTCGGGCTCGTCGTGCTCAGGAGGAAGGTGCAGACGCTATGAGCCTTCGCCTGATGCTGCCGTGATGGCAAAGGACGTACGCCTCGGGCCGCGGTCGGCGATCTTCATGTGGGCCGTCCTTCTGCCCGTGATGCTGACGTTCCTGGTGCAGGTGGCCTTCGCCAGCCTCTTCGAGCCGGTGCCGAGGCTGGGCATCGTGGACCAGGGCGATTCCGAGGTCGCCGCTCAGGCCCGCCGGCTCGAGGGCATCCGCGTCACGATGCTCGACGACCCCGAGGAGCTCATGCGGCAGGTCGAGGCCAACGACCAGGACGCGGGGATCGTGCTGCAGGCCGGCTTCGACGAGGCCGTGCGCGCCGGCGAGCGCCCCGAGTTGCGCTTCCACATCAGCGGCGAGAGCCTCGCGTCCAACCGCGGGATCCTGTCGGTGACCGCTCTGGACCTGGTGCGCGAGGTGGAGGGCAGGGCGGCGCCGGTCGAGGTCGAGATCGTCGACCTCGGAGAGGAGTCCCTGCCCATCGCCACCCGGCTGGTGCCGGTGATCGTCATGTACGCGCTGATAATGGCCGGCGTCTTCCTCACCGCGTTCGCCGTGGTGGAGGAGCGGGAGCGCGGGACGCTGGACGCCCTGCTCGTCACGCCGGTTCGCCTCTCGGAGGTCCTGGCGGCCAAGGCCGCGGTCGGCTTCGCGGTGGCGGTGGTGATGTCGGTCGTGACGCTCGCGCTCAACGACGCTCTGGGCGCCTCGCCGGGCGCGCTGCTGCTCGGCATCGGCATCGCCGCGGCGGTCTCGGCGCTCATCGGGCTGGTCTTCGCGACCGCCTCCAAGGACACCCAGACGCTCTTCGGCCTGGTGAAGGGGACCGGCTTCCTCATCTTCGGGCCGGTGATCTTCTACATCTTCCCCGACTGGCCGCAATGGATCGCGCGGCTGTTCCCCACGTTCTGGGTGATCGACCCCATCTACCGCATCGCCATCCAGGGGGCCGGCCTCGCGGACGTGTGGGCCGAGATGGCCGCGGCTGTCGGGATCGGGTTGGTGCTGCTCGGGGTCGTGAGGCTGCTCGCGCGGCGTATGCAGGAGCGACTGGCCGTGAGCTAGGCTAGGGCTGCGCGTCCTCGCCGCCGCCCTCTCCCGCGCCACCCTCGCCGCCATCCTCGGGCACGGTGATGTCCGTGTCGCCGTTCCCGTCCTGCCGCGGCGCTTCCTGCCGCTGCTCGATGTCGATGTCCGTGCGGCCGCCTCCGCCCTGGAAGGCGCCCGAGCGCCACAGCCAGAACGCTCCGGCGGCCAGCAGCAACACGATGATGAGCACCACCACCCAGGCGAACGGGCTCGTCCGTTCGCGCTCGACGACGACCATGGCGCGCCTCCTTCATCGGTGCGGCCGGCTGACGGGGGTAGTCCACTTCTACCCTCGATCAGGCACGTTCTCACTGGTCGGGCCTTCCTGCGGCGTCGCTGCCGTCGGTCGCGCATCTCACCGCAGGTGAACGGCGAGTTCTCGAGAAGTTGACGGCCGGCGAGGACCCGCTCCTTGGCACCGGCGTCGCTTGCGCCTTGCCCCGTCGCCGCACCATGGGCGGCGAGCGATGCCGGTGCGAACGAGGCGAGGAAAGGGGCTCTCCGACCGATGAAGCGCGAGGTGGCGCGAGAGCGTTTCGAGAGGGCGCTGGTGGGATTCGGGCTCGTGTCCCCCACGGCCACGGCGCCCCAGCTCTACAAGATCTGGGTGCTGAAGCATGCCGCGGGGCTGAGCGCGGTCACGCTCAGCGCCGCGCTGTTCATGTCGCTCATGTGGACGACGTACGGCGTGCTGGAGGGTCGCAAGGCGCTCTGGGGCATCAACGCGATGTGGGTCGCGCTGAACGGCGTGACCCTGGCGGGGGTGCTGGTGTACGGCTGAGGCGCGGGCGAGGAGGACTGCGGTGGCCGAGGACGGGAGCCGGCGGCGGGTGCGTGCGGGCGAGGGTGACGCGGGACCGATCCTGACCTCGGCGGAGGTCGAGGCCTTCCGCGAGGAGGTGCGCGACGTCTACCGCGAGTATGGGCGCGACCTGCCGTGGCGTCGTACGCGCGACCCTTACGCCGTCCTCGTCTCCGAGGTGATGCTGCAGCAGACGCAGGTCCCGCGTGTGGAGCGCAAGTGGCCCGATTTCATGTCCGCCTTCCCGGACGTGCGCGCCCTGGCCGCCGCGCCGCTGTCCGAGGTGCTGAAGGTCTGGCGCGGGATGGGGTACGACCGGCGTGCCGTGCATCTGAAGCGGATGGCCGAGACCGTCGTGGCCGAGCACGGCGGCGAGCTGCCGCGCACGCTGGAGGGCCTGCTGGCGCTGCCCGGGGTCGGGCCGGCGACGGCGGGCGCGGTCGCCGCGTTCGCCTACGGCGAGCCCCACCCCTACGTCGAGACCAACATCCGGGCGGTCTACCTGCACCGCTTCTTCGGCGATCGCTGCGACGTGCCCGACCGCGAGCTGATGTCCCTCGTCGAGGCCACCCTCGACCGCGACGACCCGCGCGAGTGGTACTACGCGCTGATGGACTACGGCGCGCATCTGAAGCGCACCACGCCCAACCCCTGCCGGCGAAGCGCGCACCACGCGCCTCAGGCGCCGTTGGCGGGTTCGCGGCGGCAGGCGCGCGCGAGGCTCCTGCGCGCCGTGCTGGACGAGCCGGGCGGCACCACGGAGCGCTACGCCGCGCTCGCCGGCGTCGCCGCCGGAGACGCCGAGGAGCTCCTCGGCAGGCTGCGGGACGAGGGGTTCCTTGCCGCCGAGGACGGCCGGTGGGCGGTCGCCTGAGACCGGTGCCTCGCTCCCGGTGTGCCGGCCCGACAGCAGCCGCCGACGCGCCACGGGTGACGCCCGTCACTGGGGGGCCGTCCGTCCGCCGCCGCTAATCATCGCAGGTCACAGCACCGATAATACATGTAGGGACTCTGACGAAACGTCATCTGGGCAGGGGTCCCGGCGCCGGATGAGCCATGGCCGGCGGGCGCCGGAGAAGTTCAGCTGGCCGTGGGTCCAGGCCCGTGCGTTAAGCGGCGCGGGCCTGGACGTGTCGACGATCCGGCGCCGCCCC
This portion of the Coriobacteriia bacterium genome encodes:
- a CDS encoding A/G-specific adenine glycosylase, with product MLQQTQVPRVERKWPDFMSAFPDVRALAAAPLSEVLKVWRGMGYDRRAVHLKRMAETVVAEHGGELPRTLEGLLALPGVGPATAGAVAAFAYGEPHPYVETNIRAVYLHRFFGDRCDVPDRELMSLVEATLDRDDPREWYYALMDYGAHLKRTTPNPCRRSAHHAPQAPLAGSRRQARARLLRAVLDEPGGTTERYAALAGVAAGDAEELLGRLRDEGFLAAEDGRWAVA
- a CDS encoding ABC transporter permease; translated protein: MAKDVRLGPRSAIFMWAVLLPVMLTFLVQVAFASLFEPVPRLGIVDQGDSEVAAQARRLEGIRVTMLDDPEELMRQVEANDQDAGIVLQAGFDEAVRAGERPELRFHISGESLASNRGILSVTALDLVREVEGRAAPVEVEIVDLGEESLPIATRLVPVIVMYALIMAGVFLTAFAVVEERERGTLDALLVTPVRLSEVLAAKAAVGFAVAVVMSVVTLALNDALGASPGALLLGIGIAAAVSALIGLVFATASKDTQTLFGLVKGTGFLIFGPVIFYIFPDWPQWIARLFPTFWVIDPIYRIAIQGAGLADVWAEMAAAVGIGLVLLGVVRLLARRMQERLAVS